The DNA segment CGCCAGACAAACGCCTGCACGTCCTCCCAGCCTTCAAGCACCAACAGCACACGGTAGCACTCAGCTCAGGGTCTGCCAGTGCCACCCTGGCAGCAATTGCACCATGCTCCCCGCAGGGATGCATTTCACCCTGTtctgggagcagggcagctgtTGCTCTCGCGACATGGCACAGCACTGCCGGCGTGGTGGCTACCAAAGGCTCCCACGCACCGGGACCGCCGCATCACTGTCCCTGCCTGCCGCACACCGGGACCTTCATCCAACATGGGGGTGCCTGCCCTGAGCAGGCTGTGGCAAGGTGGGTTTACCTGCACAGTGGCAGGCCACGGGCTGGGGAAGCTCGGCCGGTACCGGAAAATACCAGataatgggaaaaaatgcagcagaCTGGCAGTAACATAAACCGACAGCACCGTGTAAATAAACGCTCGCGGGAAATAACTGGAAGCAGACAGATGAGGACACAGCAGTCCCCAAggctccccagcctgccctccTCTGTGGGGCAGGATCCGTGCTCACGCCCTGCCCAGTCCAGAGGAGCACGGCGGCTGCGCGGCAGGGGGCAACCCCATGCTTTGCTGAGCCAGCACCGCGTCCCGGGCCCGGGCGAGCAGCAAGCTTACCAGGACGGCGGTGCCCGGTGCCAGCCGCCTCCAGCCCGGGTGAGACGCTCCCAGTGCAGCCCCGGCTGGTGGGGAAGAGCTGGCCTAAGCTGGAGCGGAGGGAGGTGGGCCATGGTccgggaggggtggggggagacaCTGACCCTTCGCATCTGCTCCCGCAACTGCTCCCGCATTGACTCGGGGCACTTATCAAGGTGGCTCTTCAACTCATGGTAAAGCGCCCGGAGTTGCTCTAGCTCCTTCCTTTCAGCATCAACCTTTGCCCTTTCCTGAATTGAgggagaacaaaacaaaacaaaacaaaagaaaagaaaaagggggggaaaaaaaaaaaaagagagaaaacacactTCTCAAATCCGCGCCATGCAGAAGCTGCAGAGTTAGAGAGGGGCTCAGCTGGAAAAAGAGGGGGCTCATGGGGAGGAGCATCACGGCATCTACAGAGGGGTCAAGAGAGCAACAGCCATGGGGCCCCCGGCTGGGCAGTGTTAGAGGGGTTACGGCCAGCCCTTGACCTCAGCCTTGTGTTTCCACGTCGAAAGCCCACTTACGGGCAGTGAAAAGATCGACGCTCACAGCACGGATAAAGTCATCCTGATCCTGCAAACGGCTGCACCACACACACCTTCTGAACAATTGCTAACTATCTATCTTTGTTGATTGATGCTCACCATCCGGGACACTGCCAATTAAGCACAGCAGGTCCTGTACACAGGCTGATGGACCATGGACCACCCCTCTCCATCAGAAGAAGAGGGCTGCCTGTGGGATGGCCGTGAGTAATGAGGTCCAcccctgctgctggagctgttcAGGCTGCACTGAGTTAGCGGCAGAGCAGACACTTGCTCCTGGCTccaggaggagggggaagcaTCCCTAACTCTCCCTCCACAGCCGCAGGAGCAGCACGACGGAGGCCAGCGACACGGGGCTGGCGTAGGGGATCACCTCCCGCAGGTCTGGCAGCCCCGTACAGGGGCTAGGCGTGGGGAAACGCACGCTGCAAGAAACCCTGCTCCACGCTGTGGCAGCGCGGAGACACAGCGATCCATGCAAAGGGACACGGCAGGACACACTGAAGGGGAGACAGGGCTGGCACAGACAGGTGCCCCGGGACAGGGGCTACAGGGTGCTCAGTGGGCTCCTGGGCATGCAGAGATGTCAGAGGTGATGGCAGACTTCAGAGCAGGCACCGTTAATGCAATTAGTGCAGGCTGGTTAGGAAAGCAGGTGGTTAGGTCAGCAGAGAGCTTGGGAGGGGGATTTCCCTGTGCTCCTCTCCTGGCTCTGCACAAGGCTGCCCCTGGCTAGAGAAGACGCCTGCAAAGGGCTGGAAgaccaaaaccagaacaaaaaccCGAAACACTGCGTGAGCATGGCGGGCAGGTGCTGatggcagctctgcccagccacAGGCAACCGAACAGCCCAGGCACCTCCAGCCATGGGGCCGGCCAGACCCCCAGGGATGCTGGCACCGTATCACAGCGCCACAGAGCTGCCGGTGGGACCCAGGCATAGGCTGCGCGGGAACACCGGCCACAGGCAGCCAGGTCCCGGTGGCTCTCCTGCTGCGGAGCAGCTTGCCCAGGGCCGTGCCACGCTGCCTGCAAGGCTGTGGGACGGCCAGCAACCAGCAGCCAAGACGGGCGTGCCATGCACGCAGCGGCAGGGGTGCCTTCAGGCACGGCTGGCAGATCACAGCAGCAAATACACCAAAGACGACTCCAGGGAAAGGGGGCTGGGCCCCCCTCCTCAGCCACTGAGCCGAGTGAAACACCCGCAACGATTTCCTGGCCACCTCCAGCGACCTGAATGCTACAGCGGCGGCCACCATCATGCATGAAGACGCTCtgacaggcagcagagagggggGACTTGCCGCAAGACACAGCCCCCCCACCCGGCAAGGGCAGGGAGTGGGCAGGGCGagacccccccaccctggggtgggtgctgcctgctgcaggcagcagccatcCGGGAAGGGCCCGCACCACAGAACCTCCCTGCAAGACCCCGCTGGCGCAATGGACGACGGCCAAAACGCACTCCAAGGGTCAGCCCTGTCTCCtccggcagggctgggggaccagtcccagacagacagatggacaACCCCCCCACACGACACGAACCCAGAGGGGATGCTCTTcgatgcctctgcagagcccgGGGGACAGGACAACATGTCTCCAGGGGAACGCCTCAGCATGGGGCACCGTTGCAGCACCGGGCACCGTGGCACTGGCTGCGAGCACCAGGGAGGGCACAGCACGGCCTGTGCCGGGGGAGCCCCATCCCGGGGCTCACCTTGTCCCGCTCCTTCCGGATGCTGGCGTCCAGGCTGGAGAgcttctcctgcagctgctgcaccgCCTCCTGCTCTTGCCGCAGCCGTGCCGCCTCTGACTCCCGCTCGCCCTGCAGCAGTGCCCGCTCCATCTCCGCCTGGACAGGCATGGGTGCGTCAGGATGGCTGCCCTGGCCGGATCCAGCTCATGCCCACGGGATTGGGCACTGGCTGGCAAGGGCAGCGAGCCACAGGGCACCCAGCAGAGCACCCTGTCCCCTCACCTCTCGCGAtgtctcctgcagctgctgctccagctccttGACGCGGCTCTTCAGCTGGTCCAGGCGGCCGAGCACACCAACGCGCTCCTCCTCCAGCCGCTGCGCCTCCTTGGCCCGGGGGCCCGCCAGCTCCTCGTGCTGCGGAGAGGGCAGGttggcacggcatggcacggcacggcatggcacggcacggcatggcaGAGCACGGCCATCCCCTCACCTCATGGTGGGTGCTCTCAGTGCTGCTGCACTCCTCCTTCAGGTTCTCCTCGTCAGACCTCTCCAGGCTCtccctctgctgcagctccttggTAGCACCGCCCAGAACCACAACACCCCTGGGCACTCGCTGACCAGCATCTGCATCGCCAGCCAGGAGCCGGTGCACGTCGCCCATCTCGGTGCCGTCCGTCTTGGTGTACTCGGCACAGAGGTTCAGGATGGTCTCCAGGCGCTGCCGCTCCTGCAGGGAAGAACGGTCAGCGTGGCGCCCATCCCAGCACGCACCACCACCAGAGCCCACAGGACCCCGTACCAACGGCAGGCATCGGGATGCAGGCTTGCTCTTTGCACTGCCCGCATGctcggaggggctggggacatTGCAAAGCCCGATGCAGCCCGCCCCGACCCTGTGCCAGAGCCAGGCACACGATGTGCCGGGAGCTGGAGACGGACTAATTACAGGCAGCAGCGCCGGCCACCGAGCACCTCTGCTATTTCCAGGCAGTGAGTCAGGCCGCCTGCGCCAGGCGTGAGTCAGGGCTGAGCAAACAGGGCTCTGGCTGCACAGCCCCCAGGACCAGCAGATGCATGGGGCAAACCCcacccaggcagctgctggctctATAAAAACTCAATCCACCCTAAATATAGATGCAGTGCCCACAAAGCCACAGCACCGTCACCAGCAGACACggccctggcagggctggacGAGATGTGGATGGTTTTGCAAAGCCGGGTGCACCACAATTTCAGCCAGCAGCCCCACGGAGCCGTGCCGACCCCGCGGGTTTCCCCGGGCTGCTGTGAGCCAGGGGCTTTGTGCTCCCAGAGAACTGCCGTGCACCAACGGCAGCTCCTGGCCATAATCCCCCCAGATAAGCCGGCAGCCTGACAGCTGTAGCAAATCCCCGAGAGGCAAGAGCTGGGttttaaagcagcaaaagcCGAAAGGTGTTTGCAAAGAGGGCGCCCCATGCTCAAACACGGCCCTGtgccgcccccagccccagaTCTCACCAGGCgctccatctcctgctcccGCACCCGCTCCTGCCGCTGTCGCCGATGGTACTCCAGCAGCTCGTCCTCGTTGTCGCTGATCTCAGTGATGCTGTTCTTGCGCTCCCGTGGCCCTGGGGGCCCTGCTGGAGGCCGCGGATCCCCCAAGGGCTTCCTGGGGGCACGGGGGCTCTGCCGGGGGGAGGGCATGGCTGCGGAGCCCAGCCCGTATGTCGGGCTCAGGCAGGCACCGAAgctggggcggcggggggggggtctcCGCTGGCAGGGGGGGCGAGGGGCTCCCGGCACCCCTCGGCTCCTCTGGGCCCTTGCGCCTGgtgcgggggctgccgggcacctccctgcccagccggggctgcggggagggggcaTCAGGGGCTGCCCGGGAGCTGGCGGCCCGGCGCGACAAGGAGGGGCTCAGGGGGGGCAGCTCCCGCATGCTCTCCATGTTCCTCCGGGCTGCCCGCGGGCTCtcggggggctgcagccgggcGTCGGCGACCGCCCTGCCAGTGGGCTGCCGGCTGGGGGCCAGGGGGTCCCGCGGGTCTcggaaggggctggggggccgctcctgcagagctgcccgTGGCCACGGCACCGCCCTGGGTGTCAGCcgggggctgcctgcctgggggTCCCCGAGCCTCTCGGCCGGCCAAGGCTCGCCGGGACCCCCACCGGGTGGTGGGGGTGGGCGCTGGGGGGGCGGCTGCACGGCGTGGTTGTAGCTGGAGGAGCGGAGCGGGACGAGGGGGGGCACAGCCGgaccctgctcctggctgctgggTGAGGGGCTGGTGTAGCCACcgctgctggctggggaggagaggggggagaaGGCGGGGGAAGCGTTCTCATAGCTGGAGCCCCCTGAGGTTGCCCCAGGGCTGGACAGGGGGGACAGAAGGCAACGCCCACCCCCATTCACcacaggggagaggggggaccGGCCACAGGGGGTCGGCTTCTTGCCGCTGGGGGACACCGGCTCCTCTAGCACCAGCGAGTCCATGATGTCCTGCAGATCCTTCTCGATGGAGCTGACAAGGGAGCTATGGCTGGGACACCTGCGCTCGGCCGGCTGCTGGCCACCGTTCACCAGGGCCTCAGGGTCTGTGGGAAGACACAGGAGCAGACGTCAGCATGGCGGGACCCCCCCACAGCCCCTACCCAGGCTGGGGCCCCACGGAGCACCCCTGCATCACCCCTCCACACAGCCTTGCGGAGCCAGCGCCGGGTCGCAGCACCTCTCCCCCTCACCCAGAGCTGCCTGCGTGCCACTGCCACCGTTTCCCGGGCCGGCTGGGGAGCTGGGCCAGGGAGGAGGCCGGCATCCCGCTGGCCTCATTACCAGGGAGACAGAAACCTGATAGCGCAGCCCAGCCGCCTGCTCCCGACATGCCTGCTCCCGACATCCCTACGatgccagcagctcccagccccactccccgggagcagctgcctgcaccagcCACCAGCACCCACCGCTCATCCCCGGCATGCTCTGGCACCCCAGCAAAGGGGCAGAGATGCAACGGCCAAAAGCCACCGAGCGCACACCCGCAGTGCGTCCAGACCCACCGACACGTCACCTGCAGCCTCCCTGCGCGCCCAGCTGGCGtgccccctgcccaggctgcccagTCCTCTCAACACAGCACCGATGTGCCTGTCACTCAGGGGACAAGCTAATAGCGGCAGGCGCGGAGCCTGGCCAGGACAGCATGCCACCCAGGCTGCGTCACCCCCTGGCACCCAGGGGCTCCCCCGCAGCAGCCGGCAGTGCCTCCATGCCCAGAGAGatgtgctgcagccctgcccgtgTGATCCCATCCAGTCCCGCAGAGCAGACAGGGACTGCGTGCGGTCCACGCGGGCAGCGGTCGTAGGATGCTCTGCAGTCGCAGGATGCTCTGCAGCCACGACACCTCCCTGCGTCCCTCCTCCCGTCCCCCAGCTGCGGGGCGtgctgccttcccggcacaCACGTGGCACGAGGAGGCTGCCAAGCTCCTCTCCCCGTGCCAGGGCGTGCCAGTcggggcagggagaagggctgccagcccagggactgctgctgctgggggttCAGACATGCTGGGAGCTCAGTGCGGTGCCGGACCTCAGCGCAGGCACTCGTCCCATTGGCCCCACAGACAGGCAGACACAGCAAGATAAGCGGCTGGCGAAACGGCCTTCGCAGCCTCCGCACGGCCACCCCAGCACGTAAACACGGGTTCCAAGGCAGCCGGAGGGGGCCCGCGCACCCTGCATCCCTGGCACGGGCTGATGGGTGACGGCTCTGCCAcggccaggctgggcagaggtGGGAGCCATGCCTCACTGCCCTCGCAATTACCCTCTCCAAGGCAATATTAATCATTAACGAACGCCAGCGCAGCTGCCGTGCCGAGTCAACGGCTGGCACATCCGCGGCCAGGTGCGAGCCCCACTCCCGAGTGCGGCAGCCCAGGCAGGACAGGGCCGGGAGAGCATCGCGTGACGGGAAGGCTGACGGTGCCGGGCAGGGACTGCCCCGGCGTCCCCACTGCCCTGCCTGGTGTGAGAGGGGGGATCACCTACTTGCTGGCAGCCCGTAGAGAGCTGCTGGGCTCCTGCCCCCCGACGGGATCATGCTCTTCATCCACTTGGCCTCGGCAGGGTGGTTGAAGCGGAGGAAGGTGGCCTGGCCCAGGCAGATGGTGCACCCTGGGGAAAGAGGGGAGAGGGCTCAGCCGCAGCCGGCCACGCTGGAGTGGTGCTGGAGAGAGGCGAGGCGGGAGCCAGCGCAGGCAGCCAGCTGGGCGCTGCCTGGCCCTGTGATGCGTCCCCAGGAGGGGAGCGGGTTCCTGCCGTCAGCAGAGGCTTAGGGGGAGGCTGAAATCCAGGTCACTccctggcagctgcaggcagcgcGTCGCAGGCGCAGGCACAGCTGGGGTCCCTGCCGGGGGCCGCGCTGCCGCAGGGGAGCTGGCAGCGCTCCAGGGCCTGCGCGGCTGCCAGCTGCAGACAAGACAGCTCCTGTCCCCGGCTGCAAAGCACCTCTTCTTGGCCCAAAGTGGCAGGCCTCTGGGGGGAAGGCTGCTGCGAGGCCGCTGGGGAGGAACGCGGCTCAGACAGCGGGGCCgtgtgctgcctgctcccttgctgcctgctcccctgcTGCCCGCTGTGTCAGGGAGCCGTGAGCCGGCAGCGGGGAGCAGCGGGTGGCTGGAAGGCTCCGTGCTGCAGACACACCCCGCTTTGAAGTGCCTGCCAGGGCCCGGGGGAGAGGCTCGCTCTGCACCGACAGCCGCAGCCGAAAATCCCTCGCCGGAGGGGACATGTTTTTTGGAGCACCCGGCCGCCCAGGCTCGCGACAAGGCGAGTGAGAGGCCGTACAGATGAACGCCATCACCGCCGTCGGGGCCTGGCTTCCTTGTCCGAgcggcagggagggaaggagtcGTGCTCCCCGGCAGGAGCTGCCGCAGCACCCCCGGCTCGGCGAGAGCATCCTGCCTGCCAGGCGGCGATGCCAGCGCCCGGCCCGGCTGtggctcctccagcccagccgCTCCTCTGGCTCGGGGCATCACCGACCTCCACCTTCCCCACaggccggccccggccccagccccggctgaGCCGTGCATCACCCCGGCAAAGTGGGGTACCCCCACCCCACGCCCCGAGCGTCAGCCTCGCAGCCCCACGGCTCGGCCCGCTGCGGCCGGGCACAGACGCTGACCCTGCCCTGCAGTGTCCCTGCCTGCGGCCACCCAGGCAGGAGAACCGGGGTCTCGCCTgatccctgcctgcaccccccagcAGGCCACGGCTCTGACCACCCACCGTGGGAACGGCGCGACACGGCGGGACCCCGCGGTCAGTCACACCGGAGCCGTCGCGCCCCTTCCCCGACGGCGGCCACGTGGCTCCCATTGTCCCGACGGGACGCCCACGCCGGTGgggtcccccctccccggggagaggcaggggaaggcgCAGAGGGGCCGCAGCGCGGCCCccgggtgggggggggagggggcggcaAAGGGGCTTTGCAACCCACGGAGGGACGGGAgcgctccccccacccccccggcgCGGACACGCGTGGCCCCCGCTCGCCGCGCCGCACTcaccgcgccgccgccgccgcccgggcagCGCCACGCACCgcccccggggaggggcggcgggcgggcggggacggcgggggccgggcctcaccctgccccgccgcccgggcgGAGGGTCCTCCCCGGGAACCAGGGCAGGGACGGAAAACGTGACACGGGCTGTGACACGCGGGGAGAGGGGACCCACGGCTCTGCCCACGCTCCCTCGGGAACGGCCGGGGACAGGGGGGCAGCAGGGTCCAAGCCCTTCCGGCCACACAAGCAGAGCAGCGGGTCCCCGGCAGCAACGCTCCGGAACAGCcaagctgttttcttccttcatctcCCCTTCCTAAACCTGGCTCAGCATCTCTACTGTTGTCTGGGAAATGGGTGCAGTGGCAGGGACCAAACTCTGCCCGGCACTGCCCAGCCAGAGTTGCTTTCTCCCTCCCAATCTCATGTGCTGCACAGGCCTCTGGCACGTGGCAGTGGCAAAGCCAGTTCCCAAAGGCTGCCAGCATCCAGCATGTCCCCACCCCAGGGCAAAGAGGCAGGAGCATCCCTGAGGGAATGTGCAATCACAGGATGGATCCGCAAACACCCTGATACCCGACGGTACAACCCCGCCCGCCATCATCAGGTCATGCTCTGGAGACCGGACCCCGCCCCTACCTTGGGTGAGGCGCGTGGGCCGCCGGAGCGGCACGCCGTCGATGGCGCAGGCGTTGCCGCAGGGGTGCAGGGTGAGCGTCCCCCGTGTGTTCTCGATGTAGCAGTGCTGGGGGGCCAGCCCAGGGCCTTGCAGAACAATGTCCCTCGCGGCCGTGCCGATGGTGGtcctccctgccagcagagAGGGTGGCTCAGCATCCCAGCCACCGGCGTGCCcacggggacccccccggcagCCAGCACTCACCTTCCTCCAGGGGCAGGAGCGTGATGGCGGTGCTGAGCCGGCCGCTGCCCAGGCTTACCAAGTGTGGCTTCTCTGTCTGCACCTTCAGCCCCTTGCCTGTGTCAATCAGGTCCAgggggctgctctgcagaaggagaggggagagatgCTCACAGCTTCCATGGCTACAGCCCACTCCCCTGTGCTGCCCACCTGGCTCGGGCTGCTCGGAAAGAGCTGTGCACGCAGGCAGGGAGCGATGCCCAGGCACAGCAACATGCAGGCAGAACAGTCCAGCAGCAGGACGCAGGAGCTGAgggctcccctcctgcccgtgctgcctgccctggggagcagaggtgAGCCACTGTGGGAGCAGAAGATCCCCAGGGCTTGGGCTGCGTCTAAGAGGATCCGAGCTGCCAGCCACTTAGCTCAATTGGCTTTGCCACCGATCCCGTAATAGGATTGGcgtgaggagaggctggagggCAGCGCCGGCCGCctgtggcagggctggctgcggAGGAGAAGGGCTCCCAGCTGGATCCCCGTGCTCCCACAGGGCAGAGGCCCCGTGGCCCCACGTGCTCACCTGGATGATGGTCTGGACTCTGTGGGTTGGGCTGGCAGGGGTCCTGCCAGGTGCCTCCATGGTTCCTGCTTGGAGACGCCAGGTACTCTCAGGCACGGGCTGCTGCCAGGAGAAACAGAGGACGTCAGTACAGGTGACCACGCTGGGCACAGCTCTGCCATATTCCTCCCGCACATCCCTGCCGGCAGCCTGCATGTCTGGCAGCCCCTCACAAACCCTACCCCACCCCAAACTGGCGTTTGCCAGCAAGAGGATTCCCCTGCTGAGCTCCCGTCTccactcctgcagcagctgcccaaAGCCGACGAGCATCCCCACCCAGTGAGGCACGTGCTTCTGTCTGCCCAGGGAAACCCACGCACACGCCAAGCGTCAGCACAGGACACGGTGCCAGAAGGAGCCGGCACACTGGCTCGGCTTTGGGGAGGTGGTGTAGGAAACGCATGCCCTAAATGCCGAGAGCAATGGGCAGACAGACCCCGATGGCCGCTGGTGGACAAGGACATGTGAGCACAGCATCCACCTGACCCCAGCAACATCTGCCTGCTTGTGCATGGCCCGCAGCATGCCCCGGCACACCCACACGTGCCATGAGTGCCCGTCCCTGGCACCTGGGCATGCACCTTTGCTCCTgcacagccaggcagcagcaagcacCTCAGGGTGCACAAGCCCAGCTGAGCGCACCAcgtccctgcctgcctcctgcctggctggcaCACGTGCCCACgccaggctggcagggctgctgcccGCCAGAGCAGCCACCCACTGCCGTTCTCCGCATAGGCAGGAGGTAGCTTGGGGAGGAATGATTTCCGTCACCCGGCGCTCACGCCACCGTCACAGCCCGGGATGCGCCGGGGTTACTAAATTTACTGTTTGCTGCTCCCCTTGTCCCTCCCTTCCGCCCAGGCCTGGCCAAGTGTGGCTTAACCCTTCCAGGgcaagctggagcagctggaccAGGGAGTGCTCCCACCCCCGTTAGAGACCCCAGTCCCAGCATGGCCAGGGCACTGGGAGGAGCCCCGGGCTCGGCCCCCCGTAGCATTGCCCGCggtcccaccagccccagcatcCCGCGGGACGAGGGACCCCCCTGGCTCGACCGGCGCTGGGTTCGGCTGCGGGGGCGAGCGGGCGGCTATTACACACTGcggaaaaaatgaaatgctggaAAACACCAGGCGTGGGATCCAGGGCTGGGACAGAGCCCGGGCGGCTCTACATGACGCCAGGGCCAGCTGCCCCACGGCGAGGGCTCTGTGGGGACCATGGCCACCCCGTGCGGGATGGGGACAGCtcagccggggcagggggaagcagaGACGCAGTAcccccagagcagctccctggtGCCCGCCGGCTGCCGAGGTGGGATGCCCGCTTTCCCTTACCTGCCACCCGGTCCTGGCCCGGGCACCAAGCGGGACCCTCCGTGGCAGTGTGCCCATGTCCCCTGGGCACAGGGGGGCCGCACTTCCCAGTATCCGGAgaccccacagcccagctgaGCCCCTGCTCCTTGCCTGCGCCCAGGCCCCACTACAATGTcggggaaggaggaaaagccaGGAGGGGCTGGGCTGATGCATAGGAAGGGAGCGGGGCCAGGGTGGGATCCTGTGCCGGTGTTAACCCCTTCCCAGCACGGCTGTGGTGGGTGAGCATTGCGGGGGGACCCCTTGCCCCTCCACCCAGGGGATCTGTCCCCACTCCTGCCCGTCTGCTGCCCCAACTCCCTCGacccagcactgcctgctccaAAGGCAGCCCTACCTGGCcatgggc comes from the Gavia stellata isolate bGavSte3 chromosome 26, bGavSte3.hap2, whole genome shotgun sequence genome and includes:
- the PHLDB1 gene encoding LOW QUALITY PROTEIN: pleckstrin homology-like domain family B member 1 (The sequence of the model RefSeq protein was modified relative to this genomic sequence to represent the inferred CDS: deleted 1 base in 1 codon); translation: MGTLPRRVPLGARARTGWQPVPESTWRLQAGTMEAPGRTPASPTHRVQTIIQSSPLDLIDTGKGLKVQTEKPHLVSLGSGRLSTAITLLPLEEGRTTIGTAARDIVLQGPGLAPQHCYIENTRGTLTLHPCGNACAIDGVPLRRPTRLTQGCTICLGQATFLRFNHPAEAKWMKSMIPSGGRSPAALYGLPANPEALVNGGQQPAERRCPSHSSLVSSIEKDLQDIMDSLVLEEPVSPSGKKPTPCGRSPLSPVVNGGGRCLLSPLSSPGATSGGSSYENASPAFSPLSSPASSGGYTSPSPSSQEQGPAVPPLVPLRSSSYNHAVQPPPQRPPPPPGGGPGEPWPAERLGDPQAGSPRLTPRAVPWPRAALQERPPSPFRDPRDPLAPSRQPTGRAVADARLQPPESPRAARRNMESMRELPPLSPSLSRRAASSRAAPDAPSPQPRLGREVPGSPRTRRKGPEEPRGAGSPSPPLPAEPPPRRPSFGACLSPTYGLGSAAMPSPRQSPRAPRKPLGDPRPPAGPPGPRERKNSITEISDNEDELLEYHRRQRQERVREQEMERLERQRLETILNLCAEYTKTDGTEMGDVHRLLAGDADAGQRVPRGVVVLGGATKELQQRESLERSDEENLKEECSSTESTHHEHEELAGPRAKEAQRLEEERVGVLGRLDQLKSRVKELEQQLQETSREAEMERALLQGERESEAARLRQEQEAVQQLQEKLSSLDASIRKERDKERAKVDAERKELEQLRALYHELKSHLDKCPESMREQLREQMRREAEVLETEAKLFEDLEFQQLERESRLEEEREARGQQLLQSRAECHRSITRRKERVAALDAQAAQIRLQSAQEAERLARERNDVLQLLQKEKEKLLSLERRYQLVTGGRSFPKMSSALREETLHISEPYELLEGTKPLSPLPAAAASLASPAARSYPKAQEEYMRLSDVFRFCSNARGSSLDPKASAAAPAAAQRSFLLAVPPAADEYVTVEQLSGILGGLHTPAASLLGRALPAPSSSGCAVPPPPLPSLSSPSISAEMEQQLPGGPVWLPALDLEKWYQEVMAGFETSSSSVSPPSSPPPLPAKAHSSHKPFQVYRAKTEGDAGALAPRSKSRTPSSSQLNLSMLGRSPSPKGPPSPAGSLPRNLAATLQDIETKRQLALQQKAEPLPAEPLQPGDLPGQQVIEEQKRRLADLKQKAAAEAQSQWEALHGQPPFPAAFPPLVHHSILHHHHPHSIGPRADELDHAYDTLSLESSDSMETSISTGNNSACSPDNISSASGMEAGKIEEMEKMLKEAHAEKSRLMESREREMELRRQALEDERRRREQLERRLQDETTRRQKLVEKEVKLREKQFSQARPLTRYLPIRKEDFDLRLHIESSGHSVDTCYHVILTEKMCKGYLVKMGGKIKSWKKRWFVFDRMKRTLSYYVDKHETKLKGVIYFQAIEEVYYDHLRSAAKSPNPTLTFCVKTHDRLYYVVAPSAEAMRIWMDVIVTGAEGYTQFMN